Proteins co-encoded in one Arachis hypogaea cultivar Tifrunner chromosome 13, arahy.Tifrunner.gnm2.J5K5, whole genome shotgun sequence genomic window:
- the LOC112792237 gene encoding calmodulin-binding transcription activator 2 isoform X1: MAERSSSFGLGPRLDLQQLQFEAQHRWLRPAEICEILRNYRMFHITSEPPNRPPSGSLFLFDRKVLRYFRKDGHNWRKKKDGKTVKEAHEKLKVGSVDVLHCYYAHGEENENFQRRSYWMLEQDMMHIVFVHYLDVKVNKTNIGRNIDTDEAMSESQKGSSVLSGFPTSYNSMPSRSTDSMSPTSTLTSLCEDADSEDIRQASSGMHSFGNSLGSGQAMDSIDTCSNRSYFMLPISGDHGQSTISVTDYIPHVQGDTSRLGITAYIEDQKSHVMPLRDTITEQSVGLYTPCSSISSGSMGSTLEQEKAVPENLYGSKSGLNEDSRGSQSTQSNWQITFDENTGPLPRWSLTESLGLEFESDYSMALFGSETDNAIPEICPDLFTSNGELKEQPVQQKFPKQSTDAQSQHAPRSDSEYELPREDSTGYSLNAKHALLDGEENLKKVDSFSRWITKELGEVDDLHLQSSPGISWSTDECGHVIDDTSLNLSLSQDQLFSISDFSPKWAYADSEIEVLIIGAFLKSQLEVEACHWSCMFGEVEVPAEILANGIMCCQAPPHQVGRVPFYVTCSNRFACSEVREFEFREGFARNVDFADFFYSSTEMMLHLRLDELLSSKSVLSTNQDFEGYMETRNLIFKLISLKEEEEYSHKEEATAGLSVSQHKLEEHVFHRKIKEKLYSWLLHKVTEGGKGPNVLDKDGQGVLHLVAALGYDWAITPVITAGVNINFRDVNGWTALHWAASCGRERTVAVLVSMGAAAGALTDPSPAFPSGRTAADLASSNGHKGISGFLGESLLTSHLASLTMDDPSEDGRNKTLGGKAVQTASERSATPLLYGDVSDTLCLKDSLSAVRNATQAADRIHQVFRMQSFQRKQLAQCEDDDEFGLSDQQVLSFIASRACKSGQGEGLVNAAAIQIQKKFRGWKKRKEFLIIRQRVVKIQAHVRGHQVRKQYKLIWSVGILEKVILRWRRKGRGLRGFRPDTLNMVPNPPSNPSQEDDYDVLKEGRKQSEERFQKALSRVKSMVQYPEARAQYRRVLNVVEDFRQTKQEYTNSEDTVDGVADLIDIDMLLDDENFLPIAYD, from the exons ATGGCGGAGCGTTCTTCCTCTTTTGGACTTGGTCCTCGATTAG ATCTTCAGCAACTGCAGTTTGAAGCACAGCATCGGTGGTTGCGCCCTGCAGAAATATGTGAAATTCTTCGTAACTATCGTATGTTTCATATCACATCAGAACCACCAAACAGGCCACCAA GTGGTTCGCTTTTTCTTTTTGATCGGAAGGTTTTGAGATACTTCAGAAAGGATGGACATAATTGGAGAAAGAAAAAGGATGGAAAGACTGTGAAGGAAGCTCATGAAAAGTTGAAG GTGGGAAGTGTTGATGTGTTACACTGCTACTATGCCCAcggagaagaaaatgaaaattttcagAGGCGTAGCTATTGGATGCTTGAACA GGATATGATGCATATAGTATTTGTCCACTATTTGGATGTTAag gtTAACAAGACCAATATCGGTAGAAATATTGATACAGATGAGGCTATGTCAGAATCCCAGAAGGGCAGTTCTGTGTTATCTGGCTTCCCCACAAGTTATAACAGCATGCCTTCTCGAAGTACAGATTCCATGAGTCCGACTAGCACTTTGACGTCATTATGTGAAGATGCTGATTCTG AGGATATTCGTCAAGCAAGTTCTGGAATGCACTCGTTTGGCAACTCTTTGGGGAGTGGTCAGGCAATGGATAGCATTGATACTTGTTCAAATAGATCATATTTTATGCTTCCCATTTCAG GTGATCATGGACAATCAACAATTTCTGTAACAGACTACATTCCACATGTCCAAGGGGATACATCTAGATTAGGTATTACTGCTTACATTGAGGACCAAAAATCACATGTCATGCCATTAAGGGACACTATCACAGAGCAATCTGTTGGATTGTATACACCTTGTTCTTCCATTTCATCCGGTTCAATGGGAAGCACCCTTGAACAAGAAAAAGCTGTTCCTGAGAATCTCTACGGATCTAAAAGTGGCCTCAATGAGGACTCAAGGGGTTCTCAGTCTACCCAGTCAAATTGGCAG ATTACTTTTGATGAGAATACTGGACCTTTGCCAAGATGGAGCCTAACCGAATCGTTGGGTTTGGAATTTGAATCTGATTATAGCATGGCTTTATTTGGGAGTGAAACTGATAATGCAATTCCAGAGATTTGCCCTGACTTGTTCACTTCTAATGGAGAGCTAAAAGAGCAACCTGTGCAACAGAAGTTCCCAAAGCAGTCTACAGATGCAcaatctcagcatgcaccaagATCCGACAGTGAATATGAACTTCCTCGGGAGGATAGTACTGGCTATTCCTTGAATGCAAAGCATGCATTACTTGATGGAGAGGAGAACCTGAAGAAGGTTGATAGCTTCTCAAGGTGGATTACTAAAGAACTTGGAGAGGTGGATGATCTGCATCTGCAGTCTTCCCCTGGTATTTCATGGAGCACAGATGAGTGTGGGCATGTAATAGATGATACATCATTGAACCTGTCCTTATCCCAAGATCAGCTGTTCAGCATAAGTGATTTTTCACCTAAATGGGCTTATGCAGATTCCGAGATTGAG GTGTTGATTATTGGAGCATTTTTGAAGAGTCAACTGGAGGTGGAAGCCTGTCACTGGTCCTGTATGTTTGGTGAAGTGGAGGTTCCTGCTGAGATTTTAGCCAATGGAATTATGTGCTGTCAAGCTCCACCTCATCAGGTTGGACGTGTACCTTTCTATGTGACCTGTTCCAATAGGTTTGCTTGTAGTGAAGTGAGGGAATTTGAGTTCAGAGAGGGATTTGCTAGGAATGTAGATTTTGCAGATTTTTTCTACAGTTCAACTGAAATGATGCTTCATTTGCGACTTGATGAGTTACTTTCTTCGAAATCAGTGCTATCTACTAATCAAGATTTTGAGGGTTATATGGAGACAAGAAACTTAATTTTTAAGCTCATCTCACTTAAAGAGGAAGAGGAATATTCACATAAGGAAGAGGCAACTGCAGGGTTGAGTGTATCACAACACAAATTGGAGGAGCATGTGTTTCACAGGAAGATTAAAGAGAAGCTCTACTCATGGCTTCTTCACAAGGTAACTGAAGGTGGTAAAGGGCCAAAtgtattagacaaggatggtcaGGGTGTGTTACATTTAGTTGCTGCTCTTGGTTATGATTGGGCAATAACTCCAGTTATAACTGCTGGGGTTAATATCAACTTCCGTGATGTGAATGGATGGACAGCTTTACATTGGGCTGCATCCTGTGGCAG AGAGCGAACAGTTGCTGTCCTTGTCTCCATGGGTGCAGCAGCTGGAGCATTGACAGATCCAAGTCCAGCATTTCCTTCTGGTAGAACAGCTGCTGATCTTGCTTCTAGCAAtggacataaaggaatctctggtTTTCTTGGAGAGTCATTATTAACTAGCCACCTTGCGTCACTTACAATGGATGATCCAAGTGAAGATGGTAGGAATAAAACTTTAGGTGGGAAAGCAGTGCAGACAGCTTCGGAGCGAAGTGCAACACCTCTACTTTATGGTGATGTATCGGATACTCTCTGCCTTAAGGATTCTCTTTCTGCTGTCCGTAATGCTACACAAGCCGCCGATCGCATACATCAAGTATTTAGGATGCAGTCATTTCAGAGGAAGCAGTTAGCTCAGTGTGAAGACGATGATGAGTTTGGATTGTCAGATCAACAGGTTCTTTCCTTTATAGCTTCTAGGGCTTGCAAATCTGGACAAGGAGAGGGTTTAGTGAATGCTGCTGCAATACAAATTCAGAAAAAATTTCGTGgttggaagaagagaaaagaattccTGATCATTCGCCAAAGAGTTGTCAAAATCCAG GCCCACGTAAGAGGTCACCAGGTAAGGAAGCAATACAAATTAATCTGGTCTGTTGGAATCCTTGAGAAGGTCATATTACGCTGGAGACGTAAGGGCAGAGGCTTACGTGGATTCCGACCAGATACCCTTAACATGGTCCCCAACCCACCAAGCAATCCTTCACAAGAGGATGACTATGATGTTCTCAAAGAAGGAAGGAAGCAAAGTGAAGAAAGGTTCCAAAAAGCCCTTTCAAGGGTGAAATCCATGGTCCAGTACCCGGAGGCACGTGCTCAATACCGGCGGGTGCTGAATGTAGTAGAGGACTTTCGTCAAACCAAG CAGGAATATACCAATTCGGAAGACACTGTTGATGGGGTGGCGGATTTGATTGATATTGATATGCTTTTGGACGATGAGAACTTCTTGCCTATAGCATATGATTGA
- the LOC112792237 gene encoding calmodulin-binding transcription activator 2 isoform X2, producing the protein MAERSSSFGLGPRLDLQQLQFEAQHRWLRPAEICEILRNYRMFHITSEPPNRPPSGSLFLFDRKVLRYFRKDGHNWRKKKDGKTVKEAHEKLKVGSVDVLHCYYAHGEENENFQRRSYWMLEQDMMHIVFVHYLDVKVNKTNIGRNIDTDEAMSESQKGSSVLSGFPTSYNSMPSRSTDSMSPTSTLTSLCEDADSEDIRQASSGMHSFGNSLGSGQAMDSIDTCSNRSYFMLPISGDHGQSTISVTDYIPHVQGDTSRLGITAYIEDQKSHVMPLRDTITEQSVGLYTPCSSISSGSMGSTLEQEKAVPENLYGSKSGLNEDSRGSQSTQSNWQITFDENTGPLPRWSLTESLGLEFESDYSMALFGSETDNAIPEICPDLFTSNGELKEQPVQQKFPKQSTDAQSQHAPRSDSEYELPREDSTGYSLNAKHALLDGEENLKKVDSFSRWITKELGEVDDLHLQSSPGISWSTDECGHVIDDTSLNLSLSQDQLFSISDFSPKWAYADSEIEVLIIGAFLKSQLEVEACHWSCMFGEVEVPAEILANGIMCCQAPPHQVGRVPFYVTCSNRFACSEVREFEFREGFARNVDFADFFYSSTEMMLHLRLDELLSSKSVLSTNQDFEGYMETRNLIFKLISLKEEEEYSHKEEATAGLSVSQHKLEEHVFHRKIKEKLYSWLLHKVTEGGKGPNVLDKDGQGVLHLVAALGYDWAITPVITAGVNINFRDVNGWTALHWAASCGRERTVAVLVSMGAAAGALTDPSPAFPSGRTAADLASSNGHKGISGFLGESLLTSHLASLTMDDPSEDGRNKTLGGKAVQTASERSATPLLYGDVSDTLCLKDSLSAVRNATQAADRIHQVFRMQSFQRKQLAQCEDDDEFGLSDQQVLSFIASRACKSGQGEGLVNAAAIQIQKKFRGWKKRKEFLIIRQRVVKIQAHVRGHQVRKQYKLIWSVGILEKVILRWRRKGRGLRGFRPDTLNMVPNPPSNPSQEDDYDVLKEGRKQSEERFQKALSRVKSMVQYPEARAQYRRVLNVVEDFRQTKEYTNSEDTVDGVADLIDIDMLLDDENFLPIAYD; encoded by the exons ATGGCGGAGCGTTCTTCCTCTTTTGGACTTGGTCCTCGATTAG ATCTTCAGCAACTGCAGTTTGAAGCACAGCATCGGTGGTTGCGCCCTGCAGAAATATGTGAAATTCTTCGTAACTATCGTATGTTTCATATCACATCAGAACCACCAAACAGGCCACCAA GTGGTTCGCTTTTTCTTTTTGATCGGAAGGTTTTGAGATACTTCAGAAAGGATGGACATAATTGGAGAAAGAAAAAGGATGGAAAGACTGTGAAGGAAGCTCATGAAAAGTTGAAG GTGGGAAGTGTTGATGTGTTACACTGCTACTATGCCCAcggagaagaaaatgaaaattttcagAGGCGTAGCTATTGGATGCTTGAACA GGATATGATGCATATAGTATTTGTCCACTATTTGGATGTTAag gtTAACAAGACCAATATCGGTAGAAATATTGATACAGATGAGGCTATGTCAGAATCCCAGAAGGGCAGTTCTGTGTTATCTGGCTTCCCCACAAGTTATAACAGCATGCCTTCTCGAAGTACAGATTCCATGAGTCCGACTAGCACTTTGACGTCATTATGTGAAGATGCTGATTCTG AGGATATTCGTCAAGCAAGTTCTGGAATGCACTCGTTTGGCAACTCTTTGGGGAGTGGTCAGGCAATGGATAGCATTGATACTTGTTCAAATAGATCATATTTTATGCTTCCCATTTCAG GTGATCATGGACAATCAACAATTTCTGTAACAGACTACATTCCACATGTCCAAGGGGATACATCTAGATTAGGTATTACTGCTTACATTGAGGACCAAAAATCACATGTCATGCCATTAAGGGACACTATCACAGAGCAATCTGTTGGATTGTATACACCTTGTTCTTCCATTTCATCCGGTTCAATGGGAAGCACCCTTGAACAAGAAAAAGCTGTTCCTGAGAATCTCTACGGATCTAAAAGTGGCCTCAATGAGGACTCAAGGGGTTCTCAGTCTACCCAGTCAAATTGGCAG ATTACTTTTGATGAGAATACTGGACCTTTGCCAAGATGGAGCCTAACCGAATCGTTGGGTTTGGAATTTGAATCTGATTATAGCATGGCTTTATTTGGGAGTGAAACTGATAATGCAATTCCAGAGATTTGCCCTGACTTGTTCACTTCTAATGGAGAGCTAAAAGAGCAACCTGTGCAACAGAAGTTCCCAAAGCAGTCTACAGATGCAcaatctcagcatgcaccaagATCCGACAGTGAATATGAACTTCCTCGGGAGGATAGTACTGGCTATTCCTTGAATGCAAAGCATGCATTACTTGATGGAGAGGAGAACCTGAAGAAGGTTGATAGCTTCTCAAGGTGGATTACTAAAGAACTTGGAGAGGTGGATGATCTGCATCTGCAGTCTTCCCCTGGTATTTCATGGAGCACAGATGAGTGTGGGCATGTAATAGATGATACATCATTGAACCTGTCCTTATCCCAAGATCAGCTGTTCAGCATAAGTGATTTTTCACCTAAATGGGCTTATGCAGATTCCGAGATTGAG GTGTTGATTATTGGAGCATTTTTGAAGAGTCAACTGGAGGTGGAAGCCTGTCACTGGTCCTGTATGTTTGGTGAAGTGGAGGTTCCTGCTGAGATTTTAGCCAATGGAATTATGTGCTGTCAAGCTCCACCTCATCAGGTTGGACGTGTACCTTTCTATGTGACCTGTTCCAATAGGTTTGCTTGTAGTGAAGTGAGGGAATTTGAGTTCAGAGAGGGATTTGCTAGGAATGTAGATTTTGCAGATTTTTTCTACAGTTCAACTGAAATGATGCTTCATTTGCGACTTGATGAGTTACTTTCTTCGAAATCAGTGCTATCTACTAATCAAGATTTTGAGGGTTATATGGAGACAAGAAACTTAATTTTTAAGCTCATCTCACTTAAAGAGGAAGAGGAATATTCACATAAGGAAGAGGCAACTGCAGGGTTGAGTGTATCACAACACAAATTGGAGGAGCATGTGTTTCACAGGAAGATTAAAGAGAAGCTCTACTCATGGCTTCTTCACAAGGTAACTGAAGGTGGTAAAGGGCCAAAtgtattagacaaggatggtcaGGGTGTGTTACATTTAGTTGCTGCTCTTGGTTATGATTGGGCAATAACTCCAGTTATAACTGCTGGGGTTAATATCAACTTCCGTGATGTGAATGGATGGACAGCTTTACATTGGGCTGCATCCTGTGGCAG AGAGCGAACAGTTGCTGTCCTTGTCTCCATGGGTGCAGCAGCTGGAGCATTGACAGATCCAAGTCCAGCATTTCCTTCTGGTAGAACAGCTGCTGATCTTGCTTCTAGCAAtggacataaaggaatctctggtTTTCTTGGAGAGTCATTATTAACTAGCCACCTTGCGTCACTTACAATGGATGATCCAAGTGAAGATGGTAGGAATAAAACTTTAGGTGGGAAAGCAGTGCAGACAGCTTCGGAGCGAAGTGCAACACCTCTACTTTATGGTGATGTATCGGATACTCTCTGCCTTAAGGATTCTCTTTCTGCTGTCCGTAATGCTACACAAGCCGCCGATCGCATACATCAAGTATTTAGGATGCAGTCATTTCAGAGGAAGCAGTTAGCTCAGTGTGAAGACGATGATGAGTTTGGATTGTCAGATCAACAGGTTCTTTCCTTTATAGCTTCTAGGGCTTGCAAATCTGGACAAGGAGAGGGTTTAGTGAATGCTGCTGCAATACAAATTCAGAAAAAATTTCGTGgttggaagaagagaaaagaattccTGATCATTCGCCAAAGAGTTGTCAAAATCCAG GCCCACGTAAGAGGTCACCAGGTAAGGAAGCAATACAAATTAATCTGGTCTGTTGGAATCCTTGAGAAGGTCATATTACGCTGGAGACGTAAGGGCAGAGGCTTACGTGGATTCCGACCAGATACCCTTAACATGGTCCCCAACCCACCAAGCAATCCTTCACAAGAGGATGACTATGATGTTCTCAAAGAAGGAAGGAAGCAAAGTGAAGAAAGGTTCCAAAAAGCCCTTTCAAGGGTGAAATCCATGGTCCAGTACCCGGAGGCACGTGCTCAATACCGGCGGGTGCTGAATGTAGTAGAGGACTTTCGTCAAACCAAG GAATATACCAATTCGGAAGACACTGTTGATGGGGTGGCGGATTTGATTGATATTGATATGCTTTTGGACGATGAGAACTTCTTGCCTATAGCATATGATTGA
- the LOC112792237 gene encoding calmodulin-binding transcription activator 2 isoform X4, translating to MSGSSRDLQQLQFEAQHRWLRPAEICEILRNYRMFHITSEPPNRPPSGSLFLFDRKVLRYFRKDGHNWRKKKDGKTVKEAHEKLKVGSVDVLHCYYAHGEENENFQRRSYWMLEQDMMHIVFVHYLDVKVNKTNIGRNIDTDEAMSESQKGSSVLSGFPTSYNSMPSRSTDSMSPTSTLTSLCEDADSEDIRQASSGMHSFGNSLGSGQAMDSIDTCSNRSYFMLPISGDHGQSTISVTDYIPHVQGDTSRLGITAYIEDQKSHVMPLRDTITEQSVGLYTPCSSISSGSMGSTLEQEKAVPENLYGSKSGLNEDSRGSQSTQSNWQITFDENTGPLPRWSLTESLGLEFESDYSMALFGSETDNAIPEICPDLFTSNGELKEQPVQQKFPKQSTDAQSQHAPRSDSEYELPREDSTGYSLNAKHALLDGEENLKKVDSFSRWITKELGEVDDLHLQSSPGISWSTDECGHVIDDTSLNLSLSQDQLFSISDFSPKWAYADSEIEVLIIGAFLKSQLEVEACHWSCMFGEVEVPAEILANGIMCCQAPPHQVGRVPFYVTCSNRFACSEVREFEFREGFARNVDFADFFYSSTEMMLHLRLDELLSSKSVLSTNQDFEGYMETRNLIFKLISLKEEEEYSHKEEATAGLSVSQHKLEEHVFHRKIKEKLYSWLLHKVTEGGKGPNVLDKDGQGVLHLVAALGYDWAITPVITAGVNINFRDVNGWTALHWAASCGRERTVAVLVSMGAAAGALTDPSPAFPSGRTAADLASSNGHKGISGFLGESLLTSHLASLTMDDPSEDGRNKTLGGKAVQTASERSATPLLYGDVSDTLCLKDSLSAVRNATQAADRIHQVFRMQSFQRKQLAQCEDDDEFGLSDQQVLSFIASRACKSGQGEGLVNAAAIQIQKKFRGWKKRKEFLIIRQRVVKIQAHVRGHQVRKQYKLIWSVGILEKVILRWRRKGRGLRGFRPDTLNMVPNPPSNPSQEDDYDVLKEGRKQSEERFQKALSRVKSMVQYPEARAQYRRVLNVVEDFRQTKEYTNSEDTVDGVADLIDIDMLLDDENFLPIAYD from the exons ATGTCTGGCAGTAGCAGAG ATCTTCAGCAACTGCAGTTTGAAGCACAGCATCGGTGGTTGCGCCCTGCAGAAATATGTGAAATTCTTCGTAACTATCGTATGTTTCATATCACATCAGAACCACCAAACAGGCCACCAA GTGGTTCGCTTTTTCTTTTTGATCGGAAGGTTTTGAGATACTTCAGAAAGGATGGACATAATTGGAGAAAGAAAAAGGATGGAAAGACTGTGAAGGAAGCTCATGAAAAGTTGAAG GTGGGAAGTGTTGATGTGTTACACTGCTACTATGCCCAcggagaagaaaatgaaaattttcagAGGCGTAGCTATTGGATGCTTGAACA GGATATGATGCATATAGTATTTGTCCACTATTTGGATGTTAag gtTAACAAGACCAATATCGGTAGAAATATTGATACAGATGAGGCTATGTCAGAATCCCAGAAGGGCAGTTCTGTGTTATCTGGCTTCCCCACAAGTTATAACAGCATGCCTTCTCGAAGTACAGATTCCATGAGTCCGACTAGCACTTTGACGTCATTATGTGAAGATGCTGATTCTG AGGATATTCGTCAAGCAAGTTCTGGAATGCACTCGTTTGGCAACTCTTTGGGGAGTGGTCAGGCAATGGATAGCATTGATACTTGTTCAAATAGATCATATTTTATGCTTCCCATTTCAG GTGATCATGGACAATCAACAATTTCTGTAACAGACTACATTCCACATGTCCAAGGGGATACATCTAGATTAGGTATTACTGCTTACATTGAGGACCAAAAATCACATGTCATGCCATTAAGGGACACTATCACAGAGCAATCTGTTGGATTGTATACACCTTGTTCTTCCATTTCATCCGGTTCAATGGGAAGCACCCTTGAACAAGAAAAAGCTGTTCCTGAGAATCTCTACGGATCTAAAAGTGGCCTCAATGAGGACTCAAGGGGTTCTCAGTCTACCCAGTCAAATTGGCAG ATTACTTTTGATGAGAATACTGGACCTTTGCCAAGATGGAGCCTAACCGAATCGTTGGGTTTGGAATTTGAATCTGATTATAGCATGGCTTTATTTGGGAGTGAAACTGATAATGCAATTCCAGAGATTTGCCCTGACTTGTTCACTTCTAATGGAGAGCTAAAAGAGCAACCTGTGCAACAGAAGTTCCCAAAGCAGTCTACAGATGCAcaatctcagcatgcaccaagATCCGACAGTGAATATGAACTTCCTCGGGAGGATAGTACTGGCTATTCCTTGAATGCAAAGCATGCATTACTTGATGGAGAGGAGAACCTGAAGAAGGTTGATAGCTTCTCAAGGTGGATTACTAAAGAACTTGGAGAGGTGGATGATCTGCATCTGCAGTCTTCCCCTGGTATTTCATGGAGCACAGATGAGTGTGGGCATGTAATAGATGATACATCATTGAACCTGTCCTTATCCCAAGATCAGCTGTTCAGCATAAGTGATTTTTCACCTAAATGGGCTTATGCAGATTCCGAGATTGAG GTGTTGATTATTGGAGCATTTTTGAAGAGTCAACTGGAGGTGGAAGCCTGTCACTGGTCCTGTATGTTTGGTGAAGTGGAGGTTCCTGCTGAGATTTTAGCCAATGGAATTATGTGCTGTCAAGCTCCACCTCATCAGGTTGGACGTGTACCTTTCTATGTGACCTGTTCCAATAGGTTTGCTTGTAGTGAAGTGAGGGAATTTGAGTTCAGAGAGGGATTTGCTAGGAATGTAGATTTTGCAGATTTTTTCTACAGTTCAACTGAAATGATGCTTCATTTGCGACTTGATGAGTTACTTTCTTCGAAATCAGTGCTATCTACTAATCAAGATTTTGAGGGTTATATGGAGACAAGAAACTTAATTTTTAAGCTCATCTCACTTAAAGAGGAAGAGGAATATTCACATAAGGAAGAGGCAACTGCAGGGTTGAGTGTATCACAACACAAATTGGAGGAGCATGTGTTTCACAGGAAGATTAAAGAGAAGCTCTACTCATGGCTTCTTCACAAGGTAACTGAAGGTGGTAAAGGGCCAAAtgtattagacaaggatggtcaGGGTGTGTTACATTTAGTTGCTGCTCTTGGTTATGATTGGGCAATAACTCCAGTTATAACTGCTGGGGTTAATATCAACTTCCGTGATGTGAATGGATGGACAGCTTTACATTGGGCTGCATCCTGTGGCAG AGAGCGAACAGTTGCTGTCCTTGTCTCCATGGGTGCAGCAGCTGGAGCATTGACAGATCCAAGTCCAGCATTTCCTTCTGGTAGAACAGCTGCTGATCTTGCTTCTAGCAAtggacataaaggaatctctggtTTTCTTGGAGAGTCATTATTAACTAGCCACCTTGCGTCACTTACAATGGATGATCCAAGTGAAGATGGTAGGAATAAAACTTTAGGTGGGAAAGCAGTGCAGACAGCTTCGGAGCGAAGTGCAACACCTCTACTTTATGGTGATGTATCGGATACTCTCTGCCTTAAGGATTCTCTTTCTGCTGTCCGTAATGCTACACAAGCCGCCGATCGCATACATCAAGTATTTAGGATGCAGTCATTTCAGAGGAAGCAGTTAGCTCAGTGTGAAGACGATGATGAGTTTGGATTGTCAGATCAACAGGTTCTTTCCTTTATAGCTTCTAGGGCTTGCAAATCTGGACAAGGAGAGGGTTTAGTGAATGCTGCTGCAATACAAATTCAGAAAAAATTTCGTGgttggaagaagagaaaagaattccTGATCATTCGCCAAAGAGTTGTCAAAATCCAG GCCCACGTAAGAGGTCACCAGGTAAGGAAGCAATACAAATTAATCTGGTCTGTTGGAATCCTTGAGAAGGTCATATTACGCTGGAGACGTAAGGGCAGAGGCTTACGTGGATTCCGACCAGATACCCTTAACATGGTCCCCAACCCACCAAGCAATCCTTCACAAGAGGATGACTATGATGTTCTCAAAGAAGGAAGGAAGCAAAGTGAAGAAAGGTTCCAAAAAGCCCTTTCAAGGGTGAAATCCATGGTCCAGTACCCGGAGGCACGTGCTCAATACCGGCGGGTGCTGAATGTAGTAGAGGACTTTCGTCAAACCAAG GAATATACCAATTCGGAAGACACTGTTGATGGGGTGGCGGATTTGATTGATATTGATATGCTTTTGGACGATGAGAACTTCTTGCCTATAGCATATGATTGA